The proteins below come from a single Macrobrachium rosenbergii isolate ZJJX-2024 chromosome 50, ASM4041242v1, whole genome shotgun sequence genomic window:
- the LOC136832883 gene encoding crustacean hyperglycemic hormone-like, with protein sequence MFISQRLRHLSPYGRLVLMLGVLLLCQETSASFIRIRPNTLKEFQSLKCHGKFDKEQYAALNRLCDDCYNLSRGSNDRMACKADCFRNSQFPTCVSALLLDHMEPDLFKMIDIISGDSSAM encoded by the exons ATGTTCATTTCCCAG AGACTCCGCCATCTGTCACCTTATGGCCGACTGGTGCTAATGTTGGGCGTGCTGCTTCTCTGTCAG GAGACATCAGCTTCGTTCATCCGTATTCGCCCCAACACTTTAAAAGAATTTCAGTCTTTAAAATGTCACGGGAAATTCGACAAGGAGCAATATGCCGCTCTTAATCGCCTCTGTGATGACTGTTACAACCTGTCCCGTGGCAGCAACGATCGGATGGCTTGCAA GGCAGACTGCTTCCGCAACTCACAGTTCCCAACGTGCGTTAGCGCGTTACTTTTGGACCACATGGAACCCGACCTGTTCAAGATGATCGACATCATAAGTGGGGACAGTTCTGCCATGTAG